In the genome of bacterium, one region contains:
- a CDS encoding lipase family protein, whose amino-acid sequence MPRKPAQKYLPESLSFATLFDPALDYAYFAGGKKHAFNPAATCFDLLNASWMADFALLAYLEEADVSRQLESAGLVLEKWLDSSEQAGEFLGGTQGYIARDEAKTFLVVSFRGTQIQEVKDLLADADVWPERAVGSRGSVHRGFRSALSEVWEDVESCLEEHSRSESPPFIWFTGHSLGGALATLASSRYRGKQGVYTFGSPRVGDRVYHDDYVEQHYRFVNQNDIVTLVPPRGPFKHVGQVKYIAEDPATPEIGLIHDDLGRWREMVDRLEGATYTAKSAFHAWLDGRFDGVVLDGLVDHSPVHYATKIWNAYLKIRR is encoded by the coding sequence ATGCCCAGGAAGCCAGCGCAGAAATACCTGCCCGAAAGTCTCTCGTTTGCGACGCTCTTCGACCCCGCGCTCGACTACGCGTACTTCGCCGGCGGGAAGAAACATGCCTTCAACCCGGCCGCGACCTGCTTTGATCTCCTCAATGCGTCATGGATGGCGGATTTCGCGCTGCTCGCATACCTCGAGGAGGCCGACGTCAGCCGGCAGCTCGAATCGGCCGGGCTCGTTCTTGAGAAGTGGCTCGACTCTAGCGAGCAAGCCGGCGAGTTCCTGGGCGGGACGCAGGGCTACATCGCTCGCGATGAGGCGAAGACCTTCCTGGTGGTGTCTTTCCGCGGCACCCAGATCCAGGAGGTCAAGGACTTGCTGGCCGACGCCGACGTCTGGCCGGAGCGCGCGGTCGGCAGTCGCGGTTCTGTCCATCGCGGCTTTCGCAGCGCGCTCAGCGAGGTCTGGGAGGATGTGGAGAGCTGTCTAGAGGAACACAGCCGCAGCGAGAGCCCGCCGTTCATATGGTTCACCGGGCACAGTCTGGGCGGTGCGCTCGCCACCCTGGCCTCGAGCCGATACCGGGGCAAGCAGGGCGTCTACACCTTTGGCTCGCCGCGTGTCGGAGACCGCGTGTATCACGATGACTACGTCGAGCAGCACTATCGATTCGTCAATCAGAACGACATCGTCACCCTCGTTCCACCGCGCGGTCCATTCAAGCACGTCGGTCAGGTCAAATACATCGCCGAGGATCCCGCGACGCCAGAGATCGGACTCATCCACGACGACCTGGGGCGATGGCGGGAGATGGTGGATCGTCTCGAGGGTGCCACTTACACTGCGAAAAGCGCCTTTCACGCGTGGCTGGACGGACGCTTCGATGGGGTGGTTCTGGACGGTCTCGTTGACCACTCGCCCGTTCACTACGCAACGAAGATCTGGAACGCCTATTTGAAAATCCGACGCTGA